Part of the Candidatus Eisenbacteria bacterium genome is shown below.
GCCGCGGCATACGGCGTGCTCTCGAGGCAAGGAGGGCACCGAATGAGCACGATAACGACGAAGGATGGGACGCGGATCTACTTCAAGGACTGGGGCAAGGGCCCGGTCGTGACGTTCTCGCACGGCTGGCCGCTGAGCTCCGACGCTTGGGACGGCCAGATGCTCTTCCTCGCGCAGAAGGGCTTCCGCGTCGTCGCGCACGACCGTCGCGGCCA
Proteins encoded:
- a CDS encoding alpha/beta hydrolase, which translates into the protein MSTITTKDGTRIYFKDWGKGPVVTFSHGWPLSSDAWDGQMLFLAQKGFRVVAHDRRG